From the genome of Mixophyes fleayi isolate aMixFle1 chromosome 2, aMixFle1.hap1, whole genome shotgun sequence, one region includes:
- the COL8A1 gene encoding collagen alpha-1(VIII) chain: MAPPQGSAQKLPLLSVILLGLLSFGHGGAYYGMKPLPPQIPQYQQMHHMPIGKDGMPLGHMGKEKAHMPHYGKDIPQMQMFGKDMIPRKDGKELPLSARRGDQGQSGEPGPRGPQGPPGIPGQGLPGPKGNPGPPGPPGYPGMGKPGMPGMPGKPGGNGIPGPKGDYGPKGEGGQTGQPGPQGAPGPAGLSGIGKPGEPGLPGLPGPKGEPGFKGPPGYPGIAGAKGEKGIGVPGLPGLKGPPGLQGPPGPPGLPGIGKPGINGFPGPKGHLGNPGLQGQPGPAGPVGTPGLQGPPGIPGVGKPGLDGLPGEIGIPGGKGDQGLPGLPGAPGLPGMGKPGFPGLKGDRGFGGAPGPMGPKGEKGHIGEPGIGGQPGESGPAGLPGPMGPPGVGGFPGVKGDRGIAGPEGPIGPKGEPGIQGLPGKQGFPGEVGPQGLRGLPGPIGPKGEGGHKGLTGAPGTPGLHGPKGESGIPGELGLQGATGIPGLAGPSGPIGPPGLPGPKGDQGSPGTPGLPGVGKNGLPGPQGPPGQPGAIGPPGDRGLPGPPGQPGAPGLPAEIPPTPPGMGQYLPNIGPAIDGVKTPYGYQGKKGGTVPNHEMPAFTAELTTAFPPVGEPIKFERLLYNGRQGYNPHTGMFTCEIPGIYYFSYHIHCKGANVWVALYKNNEPLMYTYDEYKKGYLDQASGSAVVPLMLGDKVYIQMPSDQASGLYAGQYVHSSFSGYLLYPM; encoded by the exons ATGGCACCGCCCCAGGGTTCTGCACAGAAGCTTCCGTTATTATCTGTCATCCTTCTTGGACTGTTGAGCTTTGGCCATGGAGGTGCCTATTATGGCATGAAACCGTTACCTCCGCAGATTCCGCAATACCAGCAAATGCATCACATGCCGATTGGAAAAGATGGCATGCCGCTCGGACACATGGGCAAGGAGAAAGCGCACATGCCGCATTACGGAAAGGACATTCCACAGATGCAGATGTTTGGCAAGGACATGATTCCAAGAAAAGATGGCAAAG aGCTTCCATTATCTGCCCGAAGAGGTGATCAAGGCCAATCTGGTGAACCTGGACCAAGAGGACCACAAGGACCACCTGGCATACCAGGGCAAGGATTGCCAGGGCCAAAAGGAAACCCTGGCCCACCTGGTCCACCAGGATATCCTGGTATGGGCAAGCCAGGAATGCCAGGCATGCCAGGAAAACCAGGTGGTAATGGAATACCAGGCCCAAAGGGAGATTATGGACCTAAAGGAGAAGGTGGACAAACTGGACAGCCAGGACCTCAGGGAGCACCTGGACCTGCTGGTCTATCTGGTATTGGAAAACCAGGTGAACCAGGTTTACCAGGGCTTCCAGGACCTAAAGGTGAACCAGGATTTAAAGGACCACCAGGATACCCTGGAATTGCAGGCGCAAAAGGAGAAAAGGGAATTGGTGTACCAGGATTACCTGGACTCAAAGGTCCTCCAGGCCTACAGGGACCCCCAGGCCCACCTGGCTTGCCTGGAATTGGTAAACCTGGCATAAATGGTTTCCCAGGACCAAAAGGGCACCTTGGTAATCCTGGCTTACAGGGGCAACCAGGACCAGCAGGACCTGTTGGAACACCAGGACTTCAAGGTCCACCAGGAATTCCAGGTGTTGGAAAACCAGGCCTAGATGGTCTTCCTGGTGAAATTGGAATACCTGGTGGCAAAGGTGATCAAGGACTTCCAGGTTTACCAGGAGCACCTGGTCTTCCAGGAATGGGTAAACCAGGTTTTCCTGGACTTAAAGGTGATCGTGGATTTGGTGGTGCACCAGGTCCCATGGGGCCAAAAGGTGAGAAAGGTCATATAGGTGAACCAGGTATAGGAGGCCAGCCAGGTGAGTCTGGTCCTGCTGGGTTGCCTGGGCCTATGGGACCTCCAGGTGTTGGTGGATTTCCTGGAGTCAAAGGAGATCGTGGTATTGCAGGCCCTGAGGGACCAATAGGACCCAAAGGTGAACCAGGAATTCAAGGACTTCCAGGTAAACAAGGATTTCCAGGAGAAGTGGGGCCTCAAGGTCTCAGAGGTTTGCCAGGTCCAATTGGCCCAAAAGGAGAAGGTGGACATAAAGGTTTAACTGGAGCACCTGGTACACCTGGATTGCATGGGCCCAAAGGAGAGTCTGGAATTCCAGGAGAACTAGGGTTACAAGGAGCAACTGGAATTCCTGGCCTTGCAGGACCAAGTGGTCCTATTGGTCCTCCTGGACTACCTGGACCAAAGGGTGACCAAGGGTCACCAGGAACACCTGGTCTACCAGGTGTTGGCAAAAATGGTTTGCCCGGACCACAGGGTCCTCCAGGACAACCTGGCGCAATAGGACCCCCTGGAGACCGTGGCTTACCAGGTCCTCCTGGTCAACCAGGTGCACCTGGACTCCCTGCAGAAATCCCACCTACACCACCAGGAATGGGTCAATATTTACCAAACATAGGACCTGCTATTGATGGAGTGAAAACACCTTATGGTTACCAAGGAAAAAAAGGAGGTACAGTTCCCAATCATGAAATGCCAGCATTTACAGCTGAACTCACCACTGCCTTTCCACCAGTAGGAGAACCCATCAAGTTTGAAAGATTGCTCTATAATGGCAGGCAAGGCTACAACCCACACACTGGCATGTTCACTTGTGAAATTCCTGGAATCTACTACTTTTCGTACCATATCCATTGTAAAGGTGCAAATGTTTGGGTGGCGCTATACAAGAACAATGAACCATTA